GGGTGTTTCAAGTGTGAGTGAACTAGCGCCCATTGCTGATTTGGGGGGGGTGGTTCTCTGTGGAGGGGAAAGCACCCGCATGGGCCAGCCGAAGGAATGGCTTTTGCTGGGGGAGGAACCGCTGTTAACGCGAGTTTGCCGCTTGCTCAGTAACTGCGTCGATCCCTTGGTGGTGGTGGCCGCGCCCGGGCAACGGTTGCCGCCACTCCCCGCCCAAGTGCGGATTCTACGCGATCCCCAACCTCAGGCTGGACCGTTGGCGGCGGTGGCGGCGGGACTAAAGCATCTTCAAGGGAATGTGAGCGCGGCTTTTGTCACGGCCTGTGATATGCCGTTTCCCCAGCGG
This genomic window from Pirellulales bacterium contains:
- a CDS encoding molybdenum cofactor guanylyltransferase is translated as MSELAPIADLGGVVLCGGESTRMGQPKEWLLLGEEPLLTRVCRLLSNCVDPLVVVAAPGQRLPPLPAQVRILRDPQPQAGPLAAVAAGLKHLQGNVSAAFVTACDMPFPQRGVISHLFAKLTRYAVVVPVADGYHQPLMAVYRTDLAETFAGMAQHGEKSLWRALRTVAGDGTPPAEGWGIKHVSVAEICQHDPELRSLLNINTPRDWEHIQQMFHP